A region from the Leishmania panamensis strain MHOM/PA/94/PSC-1 chromosome 20 sequence genome encodes:
- a CDS encoding hypothetical protein (TriTrypDB/GeneDB-style sysID: LpmP.20.1810) translates to MLRDLLRYTGLTLVLLVFITSGIDKLASPSVGAAQLAKSKFPRMLAAMGATLSPSEYIHLVRGTGVICVCFSLFILLGVGRSFFSFLMAIGMIISTVAFYVDYDYPLAITEGNIQHMLKNMSVAGALLFVSGSGHRSRRYTQACDAKSNIQARKNK, encoded by the coding sequence ATGCTACGCGACCTCCTCCGCTACACTGGCCTCACCCTTGTGCTGCTGGTCTTTATTACCAGCGGAATTGATAAGTTGGCGTCCCCGTCAGTTGGCGCTGCACAATTGGCAAAGAGCAAATTTCCTCGCATGTTGGCCGCAATGGGTGCCACACTCTCGCCGTCGGAATACATCCACCTGGTTCGCGGCACCGGTGtaatttgtgtgtgtttctcgcTTTTTATTCTACTCGGAGTAGGCCGGAGCTTTTTTTCATTCTTGATGGCGATAGGCATGATCATCAGCACCGTTGCATTCTACGTCGATTATGACTACCCACTTGCCATCACAGAGGGAAACATTCAGCACATGCTCAAGAATATGTCTGTCGCCGGCGCGCTACTGTTTGTGTCGGGTAGTGGCCACCGAAGCCGTCGGTACACCCAGGCTTGTGATGCGAAAAGCAACATTCAGGCAAGGAAGAACAAGTGA
- a CDS encoding NAD-dependent deacetylase, putative (TriTrypDB/GeneDB-style sysID: LpmP.20.1820) yields the protein MGRERENSTVVIICSHLPLLSLPPKQSSGGQPQEHALMKTCRCITVLTGAGISAESGIPTFRDGDGLWCNHRVEDVASPDAFLANPALVQHFYNERRRNLLLSSVRPNKAHMALARLENELRRKTKVVVVTQNVDDLHERAGSTHVLHMHGELLKVRCTVTGKVFVWTKDIVRDADCCPDCGLLGTLRPHIVWFGEMPLYMDKIESVLSETDIFVSIGTSGDVYPAAGFVQRAQFYGSTTLELNLQEGSNNSFFQESIYGKASVIVPAWVDRVLKASSGW from the coding sequence ATGGGacgggagagggaaaacagtACTGTTGTCATTATTTGTTCTCACCTGCCTCTTTTAAGCCTCCCCCCAAAACAAAGCAGTGGAGGTCAACCTCAGGAGCACGCCTTGATGAAGACGTGTCGGTGTATCACCGTCCTCACCGGCGCCGGCATCTCTGCTGAGTCGGGAATTCCAACATTTCGTGACGGCGATGGACTCTGGTGCAATCACCGTGTCGAGGATGTAGCATCCCCAGACGCATTCCTCGCGAACCCAGCTCTCGTGCAGCACTTCTACAACGAGCGTCGCCGCAATCTTCTGTTGAGCTCTGTCAGGCCGAACAAAGCGCACATGGCACTCGCAAGGTTAGAAAATGAGCTCAGAAGAAAGACAAAAGTGGTTGTTGTTACGCAGAACGTGGACGATCTGCATGAACGCGCTGGATCAACACATGTTTTGCACATGCACGGCGAACTTCTGAAGGTCCGCTGCACTGTCACGGGAAAGGTATTTGTGTGGACAAAGGACATTGTGCGAGACGCTGACTGCTGCCCGGATTGCGGCTTACTTGGCACGTTGCGCCCGCACATTGTTTGGTTTGGTGAGATGCCGCTCTACATGGACAAAATCGAGTCGGTCCTGTCAGAGACAGATATCTTTGTTTCCATCGGCACCTCCGGAGATGTGTACCCCGCCGCAGGATTtgtgcagcgtgcgcagTTTTACGGCTCGACGACGCTGGAGCTGAATCTTCAGGAGGGCTCCAACAACTCTTTTTTTCAGGAGTCCATCTACGGCAAAGCAAGTGTCATTGTGCCAGCTTGGGTGGACCGAGTGCTGAAAGCGAGCTCAGGGTGGTGA
- a CDS encoding hypothetical protein (TriTrypDB/GeneDB-style sysID: LpmP.20.1770) yields MRRRLAVFVFSEHRPAKTASTLSHIPVFYVPLRWQSNYESDPRSPRSGTGFHSGNARLPQPAEATTSKAETVVKEATIPDRMILDWSGGSAYYFSEEENTRLFPSNSCPVSDGGSRGPAGPLSPPHVGSSNSDGGTKGDIAEPTLRAVIHGVARNFSIDLTIPPVRREEVERWKLDGYLFCKGFNASGISAYSTKRYNQLLPSSAMVTYLGPEMRKLDQIHRQKGFFTPSEVAEVFIPLVPTFPVESRHVMAAVPPAIMKRIEKAARSTSTLAQMVFEHYPMLFHYSPNRYRPALVQLNSEFWFVRQHPGYGKADRALLQFRSHGAIDFDAPNTADGKSGVEPLYAAEEKAAAEAAPSLRRGPRGASMRRPWSVEMLAVLVRNLPRVPTPEGISDGMASKKVSLPREGKPLVRERYRPLNLVQWVNSFPPDDLAFVNKTREVAVVQLITQYVHVFQLMSLKKGDHNLFVEGHVLLSGGAGSAWKADAVASPASSASAVPSIESGDEASPAREAVEEEEGITGWWSVDVASTPEETGTAKSRAGPLKTGNTTSTADDRERAFKQAVAEELIDLDDFAEERGGGATPLDSEGDFSATVEDAHQLRGAALGGEGDGEVFQDGGNEVDTYRDESIPTLQRVSDSQAQREPPKGPCMDEVTTFGLPLEELYVRRLPPDVAPRSLSDLDETTSPDPELLVIAASFLASPPSLQSSTTDCFFRRCRQQRWREVRSIDEVWRWLAVERLYSAFTVEQRRHLRDRYRGLVGFLRYHGKVFELSGDLMYVIAHDPRGTMAPIPPMERVFRYANRVVLPDDFDDNPDRCASLVGEAERKMFVRVLGEGAIPSHRRHLLLLDPDNPLMLHEVLYDEIANLLPDHPVPFIDLMTRLPPVMRAALPHTLNFSASKCIDVYVERGKTMVRKKLAARLGATPSPSKPRMSVEEAIAELLQLPVGKDGISLRALVGMYLSVPATSTLEDHFGSVGRAVRMLPQYFEVWEHDAPGRKRMVMVRLRQ; encoded by the coding sequence ATGCGTCGGCGACTCGCcgtctttgttttctccgAGCACCGTCCAGCGAAGACAGCTTCGACCCTTTCCCACATCCCCGTCTTCTATGTTCCGCTCCGATGGCAGTCAAACTATGAGAGTGATCCTCGCAGCCCCCGGTCTGGTACAGGTTTCCACTCGGGTAATGCACGACTGCCCCAACCAGCAGAGGCGACGACATCAAAGGCGGAGACCGTCGTCAAGGAAGCAACGATCCCGGATCGTATGATTCTCGACTGGAGCGGAGGCTCCGCCTACTACTTCTCTGAAGAAGAAAATACGCGGCTGTTTCCGTCCAACTCGTGCCCAGTCTCGGATGGAGGGTCTCGAGGTCCTGCTGgtcccctttcccccccaCACGTGGGTTCTTCTAACAGCGATGGCGGAACGAAGGGTGACATAGCGGAGCCGACGTTGCGGGCGGTGATTCACGGCGTGGCGCGCAACTTCTCCATCGATCTCACCATTCCGCCTGTAcgccgcgaggaggtggagcggtgGAAGTTGGATGGATACCTGTTTTGCAAGGGCTTCAACGCGTCAGGGATCTCGGCATATTCAACGAAAAGGTACAACCAGCTGCTCCCCTCAAGTGCCATGGTGACGTACCTCGGGCCTGAAATGCGCAAGCTCGATCAGATACATCGCCAGAAAGGCTTCTTTACGCCCTCTGAGGTTGCCGAGGTGTTTATCCCACTCGTCCCGACATTTCCTGTGGAGAGTCGTCATGTCATGGCGGCGGTACCTCCGGCGATCATGAAGCGAATAGAGAAGGCGGCCCGCTCGACTTCAACGCTGGCGCAAATGGTGTTTGAGCACTACCCGATGCTTTTTCACTACTCTCCAAATCGCTACCGACCAGCGCTCGTGCAGCTGAACTCTGAGTTCTGGTTTGTGCGCCAGCATCCCGGGTACGGAAAGGCGGATCGGGCGTTATTGCAGTTCCGGAGCCACGGAGCAATAGACTTTGATGCGCCCAACACTGCCGACGGCAAGTCTGGCGTGGAGCCGCTATACGCGGCTGAAGAAAAggctgccgctgaggcggcTCCCTCACTGCGCAGGGGACCCCGTGGTGCTTCGATGCGGCGACCCTGGAGTGTCGAGATGCTCGCTGTTCTCGTCCGCAACCTCCCGCGCGTGCCGACACCAGAGGGTATCTCAGACGGTATGGCGAGCAAAAAGGTGTCTTTACCGAGAGAAGGCAAACCACTCGTGCGGGAGCGCTACCGTCCGTTGAACCTCGTTCAATGGGTGAATAGCTTTCCACCCGACGACCTCGCGTTTGTCAACAAAACACGTGAAGTTGCTGTCGTGCAGCTCATCACGCAATACGTGCACGTGTTTCAGCTAATGAGCTTGAAGAAGGGCGACCATAACCTCTTTGTTGAGGGTCACGTGCTTCTTTCAGGAGGGGCCGGGAGCGCATGGAAAGCGGATGCGGTAGCCTCGCCCGCCTCAAGTGCATCTGCCGTACCAAGCATTGAGAGCGGTGACGAGGCTTCTCCGGCACGTGAAGCagtcgaagaggaggaaggcatAACCGGCTGGTGGTCTGTCGACGTCGCTAGTACTCCGGAGGAAACTGGCACCGCTAAGAGCCGTGCCGGCCCACTCAAGACAGGCAACACTACGTCCACCGCCGATGACCGAGAGAGAGCCTTCAAGCAAGCGGTGGCGGAAGAGCTGATCGACTTGGATGACTTTGCGGAGgagcgtggcggtggtgctacCCCGCTGGACTCTGAGGGTGACTTCTCCGCCACTGTTGAGGACGCTCATCAGCTCAGGGGTGCTGCGTTAGGTGGGGAGGGTGACGGAGAGGTGTTTCAAGACGGAGGCAACGAGGTAGATACCTACCGCGATGAGAGCATCCCGACTTTGCAGCGCGTCAGCGATTCGCAAGCTCAGCGGGAACCACCGAAAGGTCCTTGCATGGATGAGGTAACGACATTTGGTTTGCCCCTCGAAGAACTCTACGTTCGGCGCCTTCCACCAGATGTGGCGCCTCGAAGTCTGAGTGACTTGGACGAAACCACTTCACCCGATCCGGAGCTGCTCGTTATCGCTGCCAGCTTTCTGGCCTCGCCGCCTTCACTGCAGTCGTCCACCACTGACTGCTTTTTCCGACGATGTCGGCAGCAACGGTGGAGGGAAGTGAGGTCAATCGATGAAGTTTGGCGTTGGCTTGCAGTGGAGCGATTATATTCTGCATTCACcgtggagcagcggcgccacctgCGTGACCGCTACCGAGGACTGGTGGGTTTTCTGCGCTACCACGGCAAAGTATTTGAGCTTAGTGGCGATCTTATGTACGTCATTGCGCATGACCCTAGGGGCACCATGGCCCCTATTCCACCCATGGAACGCGTGTTCCGCTATGCTAATCGTGTGGTTCTGCCAGACGACTTCGATGACAATCCAGACCGATGTGCCTCCCTCGTTGGCGAGGCTGAGCGCAAGATGTTTGTGCGGGTCCTCGGGGAAGGTGCGATTCCGAGCCACCggcgccacctgctgctgctggatcCTGATAATCCGCTCATGCTGCACGAGGTCCTCTATGACGAGATCGCCAACCTCCTGCCGGACCACCCAGTGCCCTTTATCGACCTGATgacgcggctgccgccggtgaTGCGCGCAGCCCTCCCGCACACGCTCAACTTCTCTGCCAGCAAGTGCATTGACGTTTACGTTGAGAGAGGCAAAACCATGGTTCGGAAAAAGTTAGCGGCTCGGCTAGGCGCGACACCATCGCCGTCGAAACCACGGATgagtgtggaggaggccaTTGCCGAGCTACTTCAACTACCAGTTGGTAAGGACGGCATTTCGCTAAGGGCGCTGGTCGGTATGTACCTATCTGTGCCGGCCACCTCTACCTTGGAAGACCACTTCGGCTCCGTCGGACGCGCCGTGCGGATGCTGCCGCAGTACTTCGAAGTCTGGGAGCATGATGCCCCTGGGCGCAAGAGAATGGTGATGGTGCGTCTGCGCCAGTGA
- a CDS encoding ubiquitin-like protein (TriTrypDB/GeneDB-style sysID: LpmP.20.1800), with amino-acid sequence MTFSFSVISTTGQRISISVLGPDNTVGDIKAKLEETEGIPQKMIMLVHSGRKLEDNATLEECNIHAGVTINMVLALRAGH; translated from the coding sequence ATGACTTTCTCCTTTAGCGTCATCTCAACCACGGGGCAGCGGATCTCCATCTCCGTTCTCGGCCCGGACAACACCGTAGGGGACATAAAGGCGAAACTCGAGGAGACGGAAGGCATTCCACAGAAAATGATCATGCTAGTGCACTCTGGTCGCAAGCTAGAAGACAACGCAACGCTGGAGGAGTGCAACATACACGCAGGCGTCACAATCAACATGGTGCTGGCTCTGCGTGCTGGTCACTGA
- a CDS encoding cardiolipin synthetase, putative (TriTrypDB/GeneDB-style sysID: LpmP.20.1780), translating to MQLLTSANMKPKLRQVFLSAATTYGQFLEVAKALEPSPSVLAFSASTPSPSPQPLPESSDSSEAGGTAAFYLDKMQHTFKEAKRYYNSTPFDQRWDDILSSLAVLGRMSRGNRVVPFHDSAMAFESMWAAVKEAKERVHWQTYICKDDFIGQGTVRRLVQAHQRGCDTELLYDCGGNISGRARLTGELKLCGAKVIPYRPFFRSVATYFIKGLDWRRSPGLRNHRKILLVDTCQGFCGGLNVGNEYCGKAAGGTGKFRDTHCGVVGPAAAHLAEVYRDTKQPHPWKYGWRRWRQIASQQITRRVKQGRMRMERNGLYRAFQEERGRSGRRLQNVSSASMKVMRRRWHNQKNQLLTLMQWSRARLSSNVLLGHEALRHTQEQSDVRLDGKEANVKVGTVVNGADSPKSNVKAACQAPGLFAVKDANDGGTASASLSSYELSTSSAGPREGARAWPSSPLQSSDGKLNAPRSSAMRRKLLAARREALYRATDLPHKRTYTDMLRQVPILDTEPVPEAEMYLQHREPITQVLSCNPRYRDYSIQYAFWQVTRKCHRRIWITTPYYLPTRKLFSALIQAARRGVDVRLLAGSNQTTDPWFMWHASNYITEKLLRAGVKIYEFKGQQIMHAKTVVVDSVWSSIGSYNWDLMSNRNLEVCLCHLDLEVAHSMETQFLRDLTQSVEVRLEDHKQRSRWLRFTSWLFYNFVFLLDRITFRSFANEDVVDVPGAP from the coding sequence atgcagctgctgacgtcAGCGAATATGAAGCCTAAGCTGCGTCAAGTCTTTTTGTCGGCGGCCACTACGTACGGGCAGTTCTTGGAAGTCGCGAAGGCACTCGAGCCCTCGCCATCAGTCCTCGCCTTTTCGGCGTCCACCCCATCACCTTCCCCCCAACCCTTGCCGGAGTCATCCGACAGCTCTGAGGCTGGTGGCACAGCCGCATTCTACCTGGACAAGATGCAGCACACCTTCAAGGAGGCAAAGCGTTACTACAACAGCACTCCGTTTGATCAGCGCTGGGATGACATCCTCAGCTCCCTCGCCGTACTTGGTCGCATGTCACGCGGCAATAGGGTAGTTCCGTTCCACGACAGCGCAATGGCATTCGAGAGTATGTGGGCCGCTGTCAAGGAAGCCAAAGAGCGGGTGCACTGGCAAACATACATCTGCAAAGACGACTTCATTGGTCAAGGAACAGTACGTCGACTCGTCCAGGCTCACCAGCGCGGCTGCGACACGGAGCTCCTGTACGACTGCGGTGGTAACATCTCAGGGCGCGCGCGGCTGACAGGGGAACTAAAGCTGTGCGGCGCCAAGGTGATCCCGTACCGTCCCTTCTTCCGTAGTGTCGCCACTTACTTTATCAAAGGCCTAGACTGGCGGCGCAGCCCTGGTCTTCGCAACCATCGTAAAATCTTGCTGGTGGACACGTGTCAAGGGTTCTGCGGCGGATTGAACGTCGGCAATGAGTACTGCGGCAAGGCAGCGGGAGGCACCGGCAAGTTCCGCGACACGCACTGCGGCGTCGTTGGCCCAGCCGCGGCACACCTTGCCGAAGTTTACAGGGACACAAAGCAGCCACACCCCTGGAAATacgggtggcggcgctggaggcagATTGCCTCCCAACAAATCACGCGTCGCGTGAAGCAGGGACGGATGCGCATGGAGCGCAACGGACTGTACCGTGCTTTCCAGGAGGAGCGCGGCCGAAGTGGTCGACGCTTGCAGAACGTGTCATCGGCTTCGATGAAGGTCATGCGCAGGCGATGGCACAATCAGAAGAATCAACTTCTAACTTTGATGCAGTGGAGTCGGGCAAGGTTGTCGTCCAATGTCCTTCTCGGCCACGAGGCGTTGCGCCACACACAGGAGCAATCCGACGTGCGCCTAGACGGAAAAGAGGCAAATGTGAAGGTGGGGACGGTTGTCAACGGGGCTGATTCCCCTAAATCTAACGTAAAAGCCGCCTGCCAAGCACCTGGTCTCTTCGCCGTCAAGGATGCCAACGATGGTGGAACCGCATCAGCCTCTCTATCCTCGTACGAGTTGTCCACCTCGTCTGCTGGCCCACGTGAAGGGGCCCGGGCAtggccgtcgtcgccgctgcaaAGCAGCGACGGGAAGCTGAACGCACCGCGCAGTTCTGCGATGCGGCGCAAACTgttggcggcgcggcgtgagGCACTCTATCGGGCCACTGATCTTCCGCACAAGCGCACCTATACCGACATGCTGCGACAAGTACCGATTCTGGATACGGAACCGGTCCCTGAGGCAGAGATGTACCTCCAACACCGCGAGCCCATAACGCAAGTGCTCTCCTGCAACCCGCGCTACCGCGACTACTCCATTCAATACGCCTTTTGGCAAGTGACTCGTAAGTGTCATCGCCGCATCTGGATCACAACGCCCTACTATCTTCCAACGAGGAAGCTATTCAGTGCCCTTATCCAGGCCGCGCGTCGCGGCGTGGATGTGCGTCTTCTCGCCGGCAGCAACCAAACAACGGACCCATGGTTTATGTGGCACGCGTCGAACTACATCACAGAGAAACTCCTCAGGGCCGGGGTGAAGATCTACGAATTCAAAGGACAGCAAATCATGCACGCCAAGACGGTGGTTGTGGACAGCGTGTGGAGCTCTATTGGAAGCTACAACTGGGATTTGATGAGCAACCGCAACCTAgaggtgtgtctgtgccaCCTCGATCTCGAGGTAGCTCACTCGATGGAGACCCAGTTCCTACGGGACCTCACACAGAGTGTGGAGGTACGGCTGGAAGATCACAAGCAACGGTCGCGCTGGCTGCGCTTCACATCGTGGCTTTTCTACAACTTTGTCTTCCTTCTCGACCGCATCACTTTCCGCTCCTTCGCGAACGAGGATGTTGTGGACGTGCCAGGGGCTCCGTGA
- a CDS encoding hypothetical protein (TriTrypDB/GeneDB-style sysID: LpmP.20.1790), whose amino-acid sequence MSLWPFRTGNDDRFQTTSGPSGTEDIYTTLRQGALPPHRYGVEVDNYLEWRWRRGFVQSVFPVSCYGAVAGFCVGFRQSRVEGRYVGRYRIMWRYTSTFAAVGLLTSAFHHLLVVRNHYHDKFYYPVVAGTGGAAVLSLASQMGTLGQGMFVGAFLGMLYGLGCYGMTYYHRRHLQIFLHEQQLRQVPVHKVSPELQPMYRAFLYDNRPLEEADKKHRETVALSRSIDDTRLDAQTFMSNMTPEVFEWVNFPDWWPLKWPMQTEEEQMLLERQRNEEVERRKNVFLETEDAGLLKRKNRAKGYRDG is encoded by the coding sequence ATGTCTCTCTGGCCGTTTCGGACGGGCAACGATGATCGCTTCCAGACAACCAGCGGTCCCTCTGGCACCGAGGACATCTACACCACCCTGCGCCAGGGAGCCCTACCGCCGCACCGCTACGGGGTCGAAGTGGACAACTACTtggagtggcggtggcggcgtggcTTTGTGCAGAGCGTCTTCCCTGTGTCGTGCTATGGCGCAGTCGCCGGTTTCTGCGTCGGCTTCCGGCAGTCGCGCGTCGAAGGTCGTTATGTTGGTCGATATCGCATTATGTGGCGCTACACTTCGACGTTTGCAGCGGTGGGGCTTCTGACGAGCGCGTTTCACCACCTCCTTGTCGTCCGCAATCACTACCACGACAAGTTTTACTACCCCGTGGTGGCCGGCacgggcggcgcggcggttCTTTCGCTGGCATCGCAGATGGGCACTCTAGGGCAGGGCATGTTCGTGGGCGCCTTCCTCGGCATGCTGTACGGGCTCGGCTGCTACGGCATGACATACTACCATCGACGACATCTGCAGATCTTTttgcacgagcagcagctccggcagGTGCCCGTTCACAAGGTCTCACCGGAGCTGCAGCCGATGTACCGCGCCTTCCTGTATGACAACCGCCCTTTGGAAGAGGCCGACAAAAAGCACCGTGAGACGGTTGCCCTCTCCCGCTCTATCGACGACACCCGTCTCGACGCCCAGACATTCATGAGCAACATGACGCCGGAGGTGTTTGAGTGGGTAAACTTTCCGGATTGGTGGCCACTGAAATGGCCAATgcagacagaggaggagcagatgctgctggagcgtCAGCGGAACGAGGAGGTTGAGCGGCGCAAGAACGTCTTTCTAGAAACGGAGGATGCTGGTCTGTTGAAGCGCAAGAACCGTGCGAAGGGGTATCGTGATGGGTGA